In Anaerolineales bacterium, a genomic segment contains:
- a CDS encoding GAF domain-containing protein: MIDWLATYQIAHTALETAPTVNTLAETLTNALHWLMGDQSEVRLWLGEEVRDGEGDMPAAAHEAHLTLHPQVAAEGREVAFPLNVDRVVHGLVFLLNPSPLSEAIIGLAYALSRAAAAALERLSYPASPEVFRQLVENANVAIDVAGLDGRITYANQAAALLYGYDEPSELIGKTVIELYFGDDEQRVAREIVLGSRSQAGWAGDVLQKDAAGNALPVRLAVFSIGEPGQGLTGYGGIAQSLGEQQRLLLSLRQQTQRLRAAAQVAQAAVSKLDLDSLLLEAASVAQQLFHYNLVSVMLIEEDALHIKISYTEKGVLLPRNGVLALDETSLNGWVGTHGRSILITDVSQDARCLTLEGMPEAGCELVVPLRMGDRVIGTLDVQNAKPNSLHAEDLETMESIATHLSLAIENARLYRDALEANEMKSQFLATMSHELRTPLNAILGYTEMVLSGMYGALSDKQADRLRRVYVNAQHLLELINDVLDLARIESGRLNLHFDAIDVPLLMSRVLSNITPLAEAKRLALEAIIPDTLPLVRADEVRLRQIVINLMSNAVKFTREGRISLRIAIVRTLGGDVMGDSVPGVDFSTAELPDGEHMVFVVEDTGIGIASEYQAMIFDAFRQVDNSPIREYQGTGLGLAISRQLVELHGGSLWVHSQLGEGATFVFALPLTTTEEAE; the protein is encoded by the coding sequence ATGATTGATTGGTTGGCAACCTACCAAATCGCCCACACTGCACTAGAAACTGCCCCCACTGTAAACACCCTTGCCGAGACCCTCACGAACGCCCTTCACTGGCTTATGGGGGATCAGAGCGAGGTGCGTCTTTGGCTTGGCGAGGAAGTACGGGATGGCGAGGGGGATATGCCCGCCGCTGCCCATGAAGCCCATCTCACACTACACCCACAAGTTGCGGCTGAAGGGCGGGAGGTGGCATTCCCCTTGAACGTGGATCGCGTTGTGCATGGGCTGGTGTTTCTCCTCAACCCCTCCCCCCTCTCCGAGGCAATTATTGGCTTGGCTTACGCCCTCAGTCGCGCTGCTGCCGCTGCCTTAGAGCGGCTCTCTTATCCGGCAAGCCCTGAAGTCTTTCGTCAACTGGTGGAAAACGCCAATGTCGCCATTGATGTTGCTGGCTTGGATGGGCGAATTACCTATGCAAATCAGGCGGCAGCGCTCTTGTATGGCTACGATGAGCCGTCCGAATTGATTGGCAAAACCGTGATCGAACTCTACTTTGGCGATGACGAGCAGCGCGTTGCCCGTGAGATCGTCCTCGGATCGCGTTCTCAGGCGGGGTGGGCGGGCGATGTCTTGCAGAAAGACGCCGCCGGAAACGCGCTCCCGGTGCGTTTGGCTGTCTTTTCCATTGGCGAGCCTGGGCAGGGTCTAACAGGTTATGGGGGGATTGCCCAGAGTCTTGGCGAGCAGCAGCGTCTTCTACTTTCGCTCCGGCAGCAAACACAACGTCTGAGGGCAGCCGCACAGGTAGCACAAGCAGCCGTCTCCAAACTTGATCTTGATTCGCTGCTCCTGGAAGCTGCCTCGGTTGCCCAACAGTTGTTTCACTACAACCTCGTCAGCGTCATGCTCATTGAAGAAGATGCCCTCCATATCAAAATATCCTATACGGAGAAAGGTGTCCTTCTCCCCCGCAACGGGGTGTTGGCGCTGGATGAAACGAGTCTAAACGGGTGGGTTGGCACTCACGGACGCTCCATCCTCATCACCGATGTCAGTCAGGATGCCCGCTGCCTGACCCTTGAGGGGATGCCCGAAGCGGGCTGCGAATTGGTTGTCCCCTTGCGCATGGGGGATCGCGTCATTGGGACGCTGGATGTCCAAAATGCGAAACCAAATTCGCTCCATGCTGAAGACTTGGAGACGATGGAAAGCATTGCCACCCACCTGAGCCTTGCCATAGAGAATGCCCGTCTTTACCGTGATGCGCTGGAAGCAAACGAGATGAAAAGCCAGTTCTTGGCGACGATGAGCCACGAACTGCGAACACCGCTGAACGCCATTCTTGGCTATACCGAGATGGTTCTCAGCGGAATGTACGGGGCGCTCAGCGATAAACAAGCGGATCGCTTGCGCCGCGTCTATGTGAACGCTCAGCACCTTCTGGAGTTGATCAACGATGTCCTCGATCTGGCACGGATCGAATCGGGGCGGTTGAATCTCCATTTCGATGCCATTGATGTTCCCCTGCTCATGTCCCGTGTCCTCTCCAACATCACCCCCCTTGCCGAAGCGAAGCGTCTTGCCCTCGAAGCGATCATCCCCGACACCCTACCCCTCGTCCGTGCCGATGAAGTCCGCCTGCGCCAGATCGTCATCAACCTGATGAGCAACGCTGTAAAGTTCACCCGCGAGGGGCGTATTAGCTTGCGGATCGCCATTGTGCGCACACTCGGCGGCGATGTGATGGGCGATTCCGTGCCAGGGGTGGATTTCAGCACAGCCGAACTGCCCGACGGGGAACACATGGTGTTTGTGGTTGAAGATACAGGGATTGGCATTGCCAGTGAATATCAGGCGATGATCTTTGATGCCTTTCGGCAGGTCGATAACTCGCCTATTCGCGAATATCAGGGGACGGGCTTAGGCTTGGCAATCTCCCGTCAATTGGTGGAACTGC
- a CDS encoding response regulator transcription factor, with translation MMTYILTVDDDDEVLGTVGRALGREGYEVGQASSGQEAWYKIIIRRPDLVILDINMPIMDGLTLCRQIRADARFTSLPVLFLTAHTSTDEVIAGLDAGGDDYVTKPFEVTELKARVRALLRRIRRDEGSAAVIELGNVRLDSDTYKVMTSDQEIQLTATEHRLLRYLMEHPNIAISPQKLLEMVWDYPPNTGDPDLVRAHIRNLRAKIEESSESLRFIRTIHGVGYMVSG, from the coding sequence ATGATGACGTATATCTTAACGGTGGATGATGATGATGAAGTCTTAGGGACGGTGGGACGTGCGCTAGGGCGTGAAGGCTATGAAGTTGGGCAGGCATCGTCCGGGCAAGAGGCGTGGTACAAAATCATCATCCGTCGTCCCGATTTGGTGATCTTAGATATCAACATGCCCATCATGGATGGGTTGACGCTCTGCCGCCAAATTCGCGCCGATGCACGGTTTACGAGTTTGCCCGTCCTTTTCCTAACAGCACACACCAGCACCGATGAAGTGATTGCCGGCTTAGACGCTGGCGGCGATGATTATGTAACAAAACCCTTTGAAGTGACTGAACTTAAGGCGCGGGTGCGGGCGCTCTTGCGCCGTATTCGGCGTGATGAAGGTTCGGCGGCAGTCATCGAATTGGGGAACGTTCGCCTTGATTCAGACACCTATAAAGTGATGACCAGCGATCAGGAAATTCAACTCACGGCGACAGAACACCGCTTGTTGCGTTATCTGATGGAACACCCTAATATCGCCATTTCCCCACAGAAACTTTTAGAAATGGTGTGGGATTATCCCCCCAACACAGGCGATCCTGATCTGGTGCGGGCGCACATACGCAATCTGCGGGCAAAGATCGAGGAAAGTTCGGAATCCCTACGGTTTATCCGCACCATTCATGGCGTTGGCTATATGGTCTCAGGCTGA
- a CDS encoding 50S ribosomal protein L25 → MSESYTLDVQTRTVIGKKVGALRRENMIPGVIYGYDMTPISITIPRRPLEIVLQKAGTTHLVLVNVGGETYNTLVREVQRDSIKRTIRHIDFLRVDLTKTLRTDVQVVLVGIPKLSADMSLSQSMLTIEVECLPTNIPTVVQADASKLTRVDARIIVADLPALPNVKYIAEPTEIVAIINALVELTEGADGELTLLEPEVVERGKKEADDEA, encoded by the coding sequence GTGAGTGAATCCTATACCCTTGATGTTCAAACGCGCACTGTCATCGGCAAAAAGGTTGGTGCGCTGCGCCGTGAAAACATGATCCCCGGCGTGATCTATGGCTATGACATGACACCCATCAGCATCACCATCCCTCGCCGTCCGCTGGAGATTGTCCTCCAAAAAGCAGGGACAACCCATTTGGTCTTGGTCAATGTGGGCGGGGAAACCTATAACACACTCGTCCGCGAGGTGCAGCGCGATTCGATCAAGCGCACCATCCGCCATATCGACTTCCTTCGCGTTGACCTGACCAAGACGCTGCGCACCGATGTGCAGGTTGTTTTGGTGGGCATTCCCAAGCTCAGCGCTGATATGAGCCTAAGCCAATCCATGCTCACTATTGAGGTGGAGTGCTTGCCCACGAACATCCCGACGGTTGTCCAAGCCGATGCCAGCAAACTGACTCGTGTCGATGCGCGGATCATCGTTGCCGATCTGCCCGCACTGCCCAATGTGAAGTACATTGCCGAGCCAACGGAGATTGTCGCCATTATCAACGCCCTTGTTGAACTGACCGAGGGTGCTGATGGGGAATTGACCCTGCTTGAACCAGAAGTGGTGGAGCGCGGGAAGAAGGAAGCCGACGACGAGGCGTAA